In a single window of the Elaeis guineensis isolate ETL-2024a chromosome 8, EG11, whole genome shotgun sequence genome:
- the LOC105037297 gene encoding outer envelope pore protein 24B, chloroplastic-like, with amino-acid sequence MWSETAWNGIVGGLEEFREKLRSLQASHPIETSEDGKQQKIDEVGELDLEGSEMGTELDSEAFQGDEGAKKSMADRGGRSSVKGRYEVDKSSASATFTVNAGDLKLKASMTDTTIHSPSLNGLALSLEKPNSFIIDYNVPKKDVRFQFMNSVRVLDKTVSLTYTHACGDNRVGIDGMVAFDSTNKVTVSYALDSRNCKVKYVYTHGVLRRTVEPCYDISKNSWDFVVTRKFEGGVSVKAIYQASSKNLELDRKNKK; translated from the exons ATGTGGAGCGAAACCGCGTGGAATGGGATCGTGGGAGGATTGGAAGAGTTTCGGGAGAAGCTTCGTTCGCTTCAAGCCTCCCATCCGATCGAGACTTCTGAGGATGGAAAACAGCAAAAAATTGATGAGGTTGGTGAGCTCGACCTTGAGGGCAGTGAGATGGGCACGGAGCTCGACAGCGAGGCTTTCCAGGGGGACGAAGGAGCGAAG AAATCCATGGCCGATCGGGGAGGGAGGAGCTCCGTGAAGGGGAGATATGAGGTGGACAAGAGCTCAGCTTCCGCCACCTTCACTGTCAACGCCGGTGACCTCAAGCTCAAGGCCTCCATGACTGACACCACCATCCACAGTCCCTCTCTCAACGGCCTCGCCCTCTCCCTCGAGAAGCCCAACTCCTTCATCATCGACTACAACGTCCCCAAGAAG GATGTTAGGTTTCAGTTCATGAATTCGGTGAGGGTTTTGGACAAGACGGTGAGTTTGACCTATACGCATGCCTGTGGGGACAATCGAGTGGGCATCGATGGTATGGTGGCATTCGATTCGACGAACAAGGTGACGGTGAGTTATGCTTTGGATTCGAGGAATTGTAAGGTGAAGTATGTATACACCCACGGGGTGCTGAGGAGAACTGTGGAGCCATGTTATGACATATCGAAGAACTCGTGGGATTTTGTGGTGACGAGAAAGTTTGAAGGGGGTGTTTCGGTTAAGGCTATCTATCAGGCATCGTCGAAGAATCTCGAGctagatagaaaaaataaaaaataa